In one Fusarium falciforme chromosome 5, complete sequence genomic region, the following are encoded:
- a CDS encoding Phosphatidylserine decarboxylase proenzyme 2, with protein sequence MVRIIPTRLKPSSRSSSSSSTTISVSNNNSSSRANSPPMRSKMDNTSPSRDAGNGLALKVSIIKAKDLAAKDRNGTSDPYIVVSLGEARIVTHDVPKTLNPEWNVTEEIPLTSSQNLVLDFICWDKDRFGKDYMGEFALALEEIFNNENVETEPRWYPLKSKRPGKKTSVVSGEVQLQFSLFDATNPAATPQQILEKFNALVGAGSRNITPSMTPKLAPTTIPRSTPAAQDSPSDDDDEDEDEDEEDEDEEGDDQDPTKRKRRLRIRGLKKKRRNNPYAFTSNGSDVVGIIYLEVVKITDLPPESNLTRTSFDMDPFVVTSLGKKTYRTRRVRHNLNPVFNEKMLFHIQGHEQQYSFAFTVIDHDKYSGNDFIASCNLPVQELIEKAPKANPETGLYDLRVPDQAVAPASRSRFKKLAVSRSSSSQSLSKMIRPPISKNTSSTSTTSIDPASTPSATSRNLLAPGDAIANTGVDSDSSQENGDPDFNDYTVPLKMKNLDKWESKHNPVLYLRAKYMPYDALRQQFWRAMLRQYDADESGQISRIELTTMLESLGSTLSEATIDSFYQRFPHRDADNDENWELTMDEVVICLEDQLEPKRRSSGTVGDKLKGLVPEMKNLLHVPGHGNSGGSESSSVLELEPPSGTQTPSSVTNVPALRTPADEDGDPLDKSDSDDRSEEHVVEIRECPICHQPRLNKRKDADIITHIATCASQDWRQVNSVLVGGFVTASQAQRKWYSKVITKISYGGYKLGANSANILVQDRITGQINEEKMSVYVRLGIRLLYKGLKSRDMENKRIRKLLKSLSIKQGKKFDDPASKEEIEKFIEFHGLDMSEVLLPLDEFKNFNEFFYRALKPGARPCSAPDNPNIIVSPADCRSVVFNSITQATKIWVKGREFNLKRLLGDAYPEDAARYEGGALGIFRLAPQDYHRFHIPVDGVMGKPKTIEGEYYTVNPMAIRSALDVYGENVRVLVPIDSERHGRVMVICVGAMMVGSTVITRNEGDQVHRAEELGYFKFGGSTVLLLFEPGRMLFDDDLADNSSGALETLVRVGMSIGHSPAEPQWTPDMRKDEENITEAEKRDAKRRIQGNVALQDSPEGSGDDKPPHRPTTAPTINTMAASAM encoded by the exons ATGGTGCGCATCATCCCAACTCGACTCAAGCCTTCGTCtcgatcctcttcctcctcctccacaaccATCTCtgtcagcaacaacaacagcagcagcagagcaaACAGCCCCCCTATGCGATCAAAGATGGACAACACCAGCCCTTCCAGGGATGCAGGAAACGGTCTGGCTCTCAAggtctccatcatcaag GCTAAAGATCTCGCGGCCAAGGATCGCAATGGCACCTCAGATCCC TACATTGTCGTCTCCCTAGGCGAAGCTCGCATCGTAACCCACGACGTGCCCAAGACGCTCAACCCAGAATGGAACGTTACCGAAGAGATTCCCCTCACCTCGAGCCAGAACCTCGTCCTGGACTTCATCTGCTGGGACAAGGACCGCTTCGGCAAGGATTACATGGGCGAGTTTGCCCTCGCCCTCGAAGAGATCTTCAACAATGAAAACGTGGAAACGGAGCCTCGCTGGTACCCTCTCAAGAGCAAACGACCCGGCAAGAAGACTAGCGTCGTCTCTGGTGAGGTCCAGCTGCAGTTCTCCCTCTTCGACGCGACCAATCCCGCCGCGACACCGCAGCAGATTCTCGAAAAGTTCAACGCCCTTGTGGGTGCCGGCTCTCGCAACATCACTCCCTCCATGACCCCCAAACTCGCCCCGACGACCATTCCCCGATCTACGCCTGCCGCACAGGACAGCcccagcgacgacgacgatgaagatgaggacgaagatgaggaggacgaggatgaggagggcgacgaccaAGATCCCACCAAGCGCAAGCGGAGACTCCGTATCCGAGgactcaagaagaagcggcgCAACAATCCCTACGCGTTCACCAGCAATGGCTCCGACGTTGTGGGAATCATCTAcctcgaggttgtcaagatcACAGATCTGCCCCCGGAGTCCAACCTGACCCGCACTAGCTTCGACATGGATCCTTTCGTTGTGACGTCTCTGGGAAAGAAGACGTACCGCACTCGACGAGTCCGCCACAACCTCAACCCTGTATTTAACGAGAAGATGCTCTTCCACATCCAGGGCCACGAGCAGCAGTACTCGTTCGCCTTTACCGTCATTGACCATGACAAGTACTCGGGCAACGACTTTATCGCCTCGTGTAATCTGCCCGTCCAGGAGCTGATTGAGAAGGCTCCCAAAGCAAACCCAGAGACCGGCCTCTACGATCTCCGAGTACCCGACCAGGCTGTGGCGCCCGCTTCGCGATCACGCTTCAAGAAGCTTGCCGTGTCACggtcgtcgtcatcgcaGAGTCTGAGCAAGATGATCCGACCCCCAATCAGCAAGAACACATCGAGCACTAGTACTACATCGATTGACCCGGCTTCAACACCCTCGGCCACCAGCCGCAACTTACTGGCACCAGGCGATGCCATTGCCAACACGGGAGTTGACAGCGACTCGAGCCAAGAGAACGGTGATCCCGACTTCAACGACTACACCGTGCCcctcaagatgaagaacctGGACAAGTGGGAGAGCAAGCACAACCCCGTGCTCTACCTACGCGCCAAGTACATGCCATATGATGCGCTCCGACAGCAGTTCTGGAGAGCCATGCTCCGGCAATACGACGCAGACGAGAGTGGTCAGATTAGCAGAATCGAGCTGACGACGATGCTCGAGTCTCTGGGCTCCACGCTGAGTGAGGCTACCATCGACAGCTTCTACCAGCGCTTCCCTCACAGAGACGCCGACAATGACGAAAACTGGGAACTCACCATGGACGAGGTGGTCATCTGCCTGGAAGATCAGCTGGAGCCCAAGAGGAGATCATCGGGCACCGTGggcgacaagctcaagggtcTGGTTCCTGAGATGAAGAACCTCCTCCACGTACCAGGCCACGGCAACAGCGGCGGCTCTGAGAGCTCCAGCGTCTTGGAATTGGAGCCGCCCTCGGGCACGCAGACGCCCTCGTCGGTCACCAACGTTCCTGCGCTCAGGACCCCtgcggatgaggatggtgatCCTCTAGACAAGTCGGACAGTGACGATCGTAGTGAAGAGCATGTTGTTGAAATCCGAGAATGTCCCATCTGCCACCAGCCGCGACTCAACAAGCGCAAGGATGCCGACATCATCACTCACATTGCGACTTGCGCGAGCCAGGATTGGAGACAAGTCAACAGCGTCCTGGTTGGCGGCTTCGTGACGGCGAGCCAGGCGCAGCGCAAGTGGTACTCCAAGGTCATCACCAAGATCTCGTACGGTGGATACAAGCTGGGCGCCAACTCGGCCAACATTCTGGTGCAGGATCGAATCACGGGTCAGATcaacgaggagaagatgagcgTCTACGTGAGGCTCGGCATTCGTCTGCTGTACAAGGGTCTCAAGTCTCGGGATATGGAGAATAAGCGAA TCCGGAAACTACTCAAGAGCCTGAGCATCAAGCAGGGCAAGAAGTTTGACGATCCAGCTTCCAAGGAGGAAATTGAAAAGTTCATCGAGTTCCACGGCCTTGACATGTCTGAGGTTCTTCTGCCCCTGGATGAGTTCAAGAACTTCAACGAATTCTTCTATCGTGCGCTCAAACCCGGAGCTCGCCCTTGCTCGGCGCCCGATAACCCGAACATTATTGTGTCGCCCGCAGACTGCCGTAGCGTTGTCTTCAACAGCATCACGCAGGCGACCAAGATCTGGGTCAAGGGCCGCGAGTTTAACCTCAAGAGGCTCTTGGGCGATGCCTATCCCGAGGACGCAGCCCGGTACGAGGGTGGTGCGTTGGGTATCTTCCGACTGGCGCCGCAGGACTATCACCGCTTCCACATTCCTGTGGACGGTGTCATGGGCAAGCCCAAGACGATCGAGGGAGAGTACTACACGGTCAACCCTATGGCTATCCGATCAGCACTCGACGTGTACGGCGAGAACGTGAGAGTTCTGGTGCCCATCGACAGCGAGAGGCACGGAAGAGTCATGGTGATCTGTGTCGGTGCCATGATGGTGGGCAGCACTGTCATCACTCGCAATGAGGGCGACCAAGTCCATCGAGCAGAGGAGCTTGGCTACTTCAAGTTTGGTGGCAGCACAGTGCTTCTGCTGTTTGAGCCTGGCCGGATGCTGTTCGATGATGACCTTGCAGACAATTCTAGCGGAGCGCTCGAAACTCTG GTTCGCGTGGGCATGTCGATTGGACACTCGCCAGCAGAGCCGCAGTGGACTCCTGACATGCgcaaggatgaggagaacATCACAGAagcagagaagagagatgcCAAGCGACGAATCCAGGGCAACGTGGCGTTGCAAGACTCGCCCGAGGGCAGCGGGGATGATAAGCCGCCTCACCGACCGACGACGGCGcccaccatcaacaccatggccGCGTCGGCGATGTAG